CTGGCCCAGATCGAGGAAGGAACGCACGGCCTGACGCCCGACCTGGGGCCGCTGCTGGTGGTCTGCGAGCGCGGAGCCAGAAGCGGGCTGGCAGCGCGGCTGCTGCGGGCCGATGGCCTGGACGCGCAGGCGTATGTAGGGGGCGTGGGTGGCCTGCTCGGTGCAGAAAAAGATAAAAACCCAGAGTAAAGCCCGGATAGAAATGGACAGGAATATGGACAGAAATACAGCCATGCCACCTCTGACTATCTGAATAAAACCTGGGCACTACCCAAAGCGGGTACAGATTCGCTACACTACTGAACGCTGTCTGCCCCCCGCTTCCGGCTTCTGCGATTTCGGGCGCGTGCGGACGAACCTAAAACACAGCACTTCAAGGGAGAATCATGATCAGCGTTACCGAACTGAGAAACGGCACCAAAGTGGAAATGGACGGCGGACTGTGGGAATGCCTCGACTACTCGCACCTGAAGATGGGGCGCGGCGGAGCCAAGGTGGTCACCAAGTTCCGTAACATGGAAAGCGGCAGCATCGTTGACCGCACCTTCAACAGCACCGAAAAACTCCAGGACATCTTCGTGGAGACCAAGCCGATGCAGTACCTGTACAAAGACGGCGACGACTTCATCTTCATGGACATGGAGACGTTTGATCAGGTGGCGCTGCCGCCCGTGCTGGCGGGCGACTCGGCCAAGTTCCTGAAAGAGAACATGGAGGTCGAGGTGTCGATGTACGGCAGCAAGGCCCTGAAGATCGTGCTGCCCAATCAGGTGGTTCTGCGAATCATCGAGACGGCTCCGGGCGTGCGCGGTGATACCGTGTCGGGCGGCACCAAGCCTGCCACCCTGGAAGGCGGAGCCACCGTGCAGGTGCCGCTGTTCGTCGATCAGGATACCGAAGTCAAGGTCGATACCCGCACCGGTATGTACCTCAGCCGCGCCTGAAGCGACTGCTTCTGGAATGACCGCCTCCCTGTGGGGCGGTTTTTTCATTCCTGAACCGGGCCTGCCTGCTGTCTTGAAACAACGACGGTCGTGCATATCCGCATGGAAACGGTCATCACGTTTCAGAACTGCTCTAGAATGCCTCCGTTTGCAGTTCCAGCCTTGCGGCTGTCTGAAGCGGCGCGGCCTGAAGCTGGCGCTGTGCAGGGCGGCAGTTTTATAGTTCGGCAGTTCGTGTTTCAGAAAGGAGTGTTCATGAATCCCAAAGACCTCAAAGAGATATTGCAGGCGCTCGAACAGGCCGATGTGCGCGAGTTCAGCCTCAAGACGCCCGACTACGACCTGAGCATCAAGCGCGGCG
The nucleotide sequence above comes from Deinococcus ruber. Encoded proteins:
- the efp gene encoding elongation factor P yields the protein MISVTELRNGTKVEMDGGLWECLDYSHLKMGRGGAKVVTKFRNMESGSIVDRTFNSTEKLQDIFVETKPMQYLYKDGDDFIFMDMETFDQVALPPVLAGDSAKFLKENMEVEVSMYGSKALKIVLPNQVVLRIIETAPGVRGDTVSGGTKPATLEGGATVQVPLFVDQDTEVKVDTRTGMYLSRA
- a CDS encoding rhodanese-like domain-containing protein, which codes for MPHDVAFSDVAALSGSAVTLIDLRSEQARAAQPLTLPSRVLAVSLAQIEEGTHGLTPDLGPLLVVCERGARSGLAARLLRADGLDAQAYVGGVGGLLGAEKDKNPE